Within the Borreliella valaisiana VS116 genome, the region AAGAACTTACTAGCTCTATTCTCTTAACAAGCTCTCTTTCTCTTTCTAAAGTACGCCTATCAAGAATAAGCCTCAAACCGTCCGATTCACTTGCTTCAAGAATATAAAATTCAACAATAAGACCTCTTTTTAATTTCTCATCCTTAGATTTAGAGCTTAAATAAAAAGGCATAAAGCCAGAAACATTTTCATTAATTTGAATCTTATAACCATTCGAAAGTTCAGCCAAAACTTTACCTTTGATTATTTTTTTATTTTGAATATATTCATTTACTTTATCTTGGAAATTTAAAGATTCAAGTTTTTCAACACTTAAAATCAGACCTAATTCTCCACCTATTCTTACAACAATTGCTTCAAGTTTATCACCAATTTTGGGAATATTTTCAAATTCTTCAATCTTGATAAAGCCTTCTGATTTATAACCAATATCTACTAGAACATAATCCTTCATAATATTAACAATAGTACCAGAAACACGACTTCCAAGCTCTACTCTTTCAAGTACTTTCAAATAATTTTCTTGTAAATCTTTTTGATTTTCCATTCTCACCTCTCTCTTACTTTTTTCAAATTAAACTTTTCTATTATAATATTACATACATCGTCTAATCCTTTGTAGCTTGTATCAAGGTAAAAAACCCCTTTTGATAATTTTAATTTACCATATTGTTTTCTCTTGTCAACATTATCTCTTATTTCTAGAGTACGCTCTAATTCTTCTAAAGTTTCATTCCCATTTCTTTGCTTATATCGCCTCAAAGCTCTAACTTTAACGGAAGCATCAAGATATATTTTGAATTCAGATTCTGGAAAAACAATAGTAGTAATATCTCTACCTTCTATTATATAATTATCATCGCTAAATTTAACAATCTCTCTTAACTTTTTATTCACAATATTTCTTATTCCAATATAAGAAGAATAAAAAGAAACTTGAAAATCAATCTTATCGTTTAAAATTTGATTTTCAACATTCTCTCCATTAAGCAAAAAGCTGGAATTATTAAAACTTATATCATTCTCAAGAATTAAATTCAAAAGTCTATTCTCGCTAATAAAATCGCAGCTACTACTCATGGAAGATCTTTGGGCAATTAAAGTTATTATCCTATAAAGATAACCAGAGCTTATAAATTTATAGCCCAGTTTTACACCAAGCTCTCTTGCAATTGAACTTTTTCCTGATGCCGAAGGTCCATCAATTGCTATTATCATTTGAATTCTCCAACCTGGATTTCAACTTATTTATCTTAACTAAAGGAACAATTTTTACTTGACCTTCCCTTAAACTATCCAAATTAATATTGCCAATTCTAATTCTATGAATTTTTTTTAAAAAAACATTTTTGCTTAAAAACACTTTTCTTATTTCTCTATTTTTCCCCTCATCTAAAATCAATCTAGCAGAATTTTTATTTAAAATTTCATAAGATTTTAATTTAAAAAATTCTTTTTTTATCTTTATACCCGACTTAAAAGAAATAAGCAAATTTTCATCAATATCTTTTTTTGATTCAATAATATATTCTCTTTCAACTTTTCCTTTTGGATGAATAATATAATTTGCAAATTTACCATCATTAGTGAATAATAAAAGTCCAGAGCTTTTAAAATCAAGCCTACCAATTGAAAATATACGCTCTTTAAACAAAGGCTGGACTAAAGATATTGCTAACTTTCTTCCATTAACATCAAAATTGGAACATAAATAATTTTTAGGCTTGTTAAGAGCCAGATAAATTTTACTTTTACTTTGAAAGTCTGTAAAAACATAAATCTGTTTCTTATAAGTTATTCTGTCCCCTAAAGCTACTTTATCACCAAGCTTAGCAATAGAGCCATTAACTCTTACGAGCTTCTTTTTTATCAACTCTTCGCAAAACCTTCTTGACCCTACTCCCTTTTCAGCTAAAAACACTTGAACTCTAGGGGTTTTAAGTGCAATCATTAATTTTACAACCTCGATACAATACTAATTTATTATTTAGATATCCTAAATTCACAATATTAAGCATATTACACTCAAGAGATACTAAAAAATAAGAAAATCTCTCAAAAGAATAATTATCAGCATTAAAATCTAAAAGAGAATCAAAAATTACACTACTCTCTTTATTTAAAATAGAAATAATTTTCATTTTTTTCTCAAAAATTTTCAATTCATATTTATTACAAATAGCCTTAAATTTTTTATTGCACAAAAAATTTTTATTAATAACTTTTTTCTTCAATACACTAGGCCTTCTCTTTAAATTTTTATTTTTATTTTTATTTTTATTTTTATCATTAGCAATAGTATTAATATTTTTAACAAAATTACCACTATAGCCAAAAATAAAATCTTCAATCATTTTTGAGTCATAAAATTTAAAATTCTTTATTTGATTTAATTGTAATTTTTCATTTTCTCTATTCTTGCTATGAACTATTAACTTTTCTACAATTTTGCGTTCTACTTTATCTTTGTATTCAAGCTTTAATGGAAATAAAATTTGAGTTTTCCAATAAAATAAATTGTTAGCAAGATAAAAAAAATCAATAAGTCCCCTAATACTTATATTAAGATCGCTTGAAACATTTATGAACTCTTCAATTATTTGATTTAAACTTAAAGTTCTTAAGACACGTCTATTCATGTTAACATATTCAAAAAAAAGCTCTATTCCACCTGTAAAATTATCAAGACTGATGGAATAGCTACTTAATTCTGACATTTAAACTTTCCCTACTACTCATATTCATTTTCCTTAAATTCAATAGAATTAACATTTTCTTTATCAAAATTATTAAAAATTATTTTTCTAAGCCTCTTGTCCAAATCATTTGTAAGTTCTACTTCTTTGCTAAGATATTCAATAACACTCTCTCTCCCCTGTCCCAACTTATTATCTCCTAATGAATACCAAGACCCTGTTTTTTGTATTAAATTATGTTTAATAGCAGCATCTAAAATACCAGCTTCTCTTGAAATACCTTTCCCAAAATAAATTACTAATTCTACCTTACGAAAAGGTGGGGCAACCTTATTTTTCACAATCTTAACTCTAATCTTATTGCCAATAACGTCATCACTTGAGCCTGATCTGGTTACTTGTTCGATTTTTCTAACCTCAAGTCTAAGAGATGCATAAAACTTTAAAGCATGACCACCAGTAGTAGTCTCAGGATTGCCAAACATAATACCAATCCTCATTCTTATTTGATTGATAAACATAATGCAAGTATTAGATTTAGAAAGTATACCCGTAATCTTTCGAAGCGCCTTACTCATTAGCCTAGCTTGAAGACCAATCTGAGAATCTCCCATTTCTCCATCTATCTCTAATTTAGGGGTTAAAGCTGCTACAGAATCAACTACTATCAAATCAATACCACCGCTTCTGATTAAATGCTCAGCAATCTCAAGAGCTTGCTCTCCGGTGTCAGGCTGACTAAGCCAAAGTTCTGCAACATTAACTCCCAAAGCTTTTGCATAAACAGGATCAAGAGCATGCTCAGCATCAATAAAAGCAGCTATACCACCTTCTTTTTGAACCTCAGCAATCGCTTGAAGAGTCAAAGTAGTCTTACCAGACGACTCAGGACCAAAGATTTCTATTATGCGACCTCTAGGATATCCACCAATACCAAGAGCTTCATCTAACACAATAGATCCACTTGATATGCTAATTATGCCTTTTCCAACAGGAGATTCTCCCATCTTAATAAGACTTCCTTTTCCAAAAGTTTTTTCTATTTGAACTCTTGCAAGTTCAATAGCTTCCTCTTTGTTTGCTCTCTCTATACTAACAACCTTTTCTCTTTTTTCCTTTAACTTTGACATTCTTAATTTTTCCTAGCTAAATTTTATGGGCTCTATTTTTTTTACAAAATATCTAAAATTAGTATTATTTATAACAAAATTGAGACTATCTCCTTCCTTAGAATCAAGTAAATTTTCTCCAAAAGGTGATTTATATGAAATAATGCCTTCATCAGGGTTTGATTCCCAGGGTCCAAGTATTAAAT harbors:
- the cmk gene encoding (d)CMP kinase, with amino-acid sequence MIIAIDGPSASGKSSIARELGVKLGYKFISSGYLYRIITLIAQRSSMSSSCDFISENRLLNLILENDISFNNSSFLLNGENVENQILNDKIDFQVSFYSSYIGIRNIVNKKLREIVKFSDDNYIIEGRDITTIVFPESEFKIYLDASVKVRALRRYKQRNGNETLEELERTLEIRDNVDKRKQYGKLKLSKGVFYLDTSYKGLDDVCNIIIEKFNLKKVRER
- a CDS encoding pseudouridine synthase — protein: MIALKTPRVQVFLAEKGVGSRRFCEELIKKKLVRVNGSIAKLGDKVALGDRITYKKQIYVFTDFQSKSKIYLALNKPKNYLCSNFDVNGRKLAISLVQPLFKERIFSIGRLDFKSSGLLLFTNDGKFANYIIHPKGKVEREYIIESKKDIDENLLISFKSGIKIKKEFFKLKSYEILNKNSARLILDEGKNREIRKVFLSKNVFLKKIHRIRIGNINLDSLREGQVKIVPLVKINKLKSRLENSNDNSN
- the recA gene encoding recombinase RecA; the protein is MSKLKEKREKVVSIERANKEEAIELARVQIEKTFGKGSLIKMGESPVGKGIISISSGSIVLDEALGIGGYPRGRIIEIFGPESSGKTTLTLQAIAEVQKEGGIAAFIDAEHALDPVYAKALGVNVAELWLSQPDTGEQALEIAEHLIRSGGIDLIVVDSVAALTPKLEIDGEMGDSQIGLQARLMSKALRKITGILSKSNTCIMFINQIRMRIGIMFGNPETTTGGHALKFYASLRLEVRKIEQVTRSGSSDDVIGNKIRVKIVKNKVAPPFRKVELVIYFGKGISREAGILDAAIKHNLIQKTGSWYSLGDNKLGQGRESVIEYLSKEVELTNDLDKRLRKIIFNNFDKENVNSIEFKENEYE